In Uranotaenia lowii strain MFRU-FL chromosome 2, ASM2978415v1, whole genome shotgun sequence, one genomic interval encodes:
- the LOC129743937 gene encoding neural-cadherin-like: MTAYDITPLQIPIGPMPELTQCKMPPLMYPVMTMGPGHEPNVGMFIEEHKKRADSDPNAPPFDDLRNYAYEGGGSTAGSLSSLQSGTDDEVQEFDYLDAWGPRFDKLANMYGEHHPTELDELN; the protein is encoded by the exons ATGACGGCCTACGACATTACCCCGCTGCAGATTCCGATCGGTCCGATGCCGGAGCTGACGCAGTGCAAAATGCCACCCCTGATGT ATCCGGTAATGACGATGGGTCCTGGCCATGAACCCAATGTGGGAATGTTCATCGAGGAGCACAAGAAGCGGGCGGACAGCGATCCGAATGCGCCACCTTTCGACGATTTGCGGAACTACGCCTACGAGGGCGGTGGCAGCACGGCAGGATCGCTCAGCTCCCTGCAGTCGG GAACCGACGACGAGGTGCAGGAATTCGACTACCTAGATGCCTGGGGTCCCCGATTCGACAAGCTGGCCAACATGTACGGCGAACATCATCCGACCGAACTGGACGAGCTAAATTAA